One window from the genome of Hyalangium gracile encodes:
- a CDS encoding phospholipase D-like domain-containing protein produces MDVTDGVLPQPGAHGWDEKDGQRHEMKGPFHLPPGPEAFSFVLYQSTGVCLDDGHRVELLENSTVFDRMLEDIQKARESVHILVYIWRPCELSDRFVEALRERVRAGVSCRVLVDPVGSEEVSGEKDFDQKIERRLVEAGVEVHYYRPLAGKVLGRLLARNHQKLVIVDGRIGYTGGFGIWKVWEGDGRAPENWRDTHVRVEGPAVCRMQLTFSRSWQESGGSLLHPRDLPGARHVGPVRAGFVDSIGKLGMTDAERMVRIVIAAARKRLWIANAYFTPPNAVLEQLVHKVHEGVDIRVLAPGPIHDVPIVRASQRSTYEKLLKAGVRIWEYQPSMMHAKTLLVDDWLSVVGSTNLDALSLNKLSEGSLVLDDREFAGKLARCWERDLECSREITLEAGGRTNPWRRLARRATQLMGRDR; encoded by the coding sequence ATGGACGTGACGGATGGGGTGCTCCCGCAGCCGGGAGCACATGGTTGGGATGAGAAGGATGGCCAGCGCCATGAGATGAAGGGGCCGTTCCACCTGCCCCCCGGGCCGGAGGCCTTCTCCTTCGTGCTCTACCAGTCCACGGGCGTGTGCCTGGATGACGGGCACCGGGTGGAGCTGCTGGAGAACAGCACGGTGTTCGACCGGATGCTGGAGGACATCCAAAAGGCGCGCGAGAGCGTGCACATCCTCGTGTACATCTGGCGGCCGTGCGAGCTGTCCGACCGCTTCGTGGAGGCCCTGCGGGAGCGCGTGCGCGCGGGCGTGAGCTGCCGCGTGCTGGTGGATCCGGTCGGCAGCGAGGAGGTCTCCGGCGAGAAGGACTTCGACCAGAAGATCGAGCGCCGGCTCGTCGAGGCCGGGGTGGAGGTGCACTACTACCGGCCGCTGGCGGGCAAGGTGCTGGGGCGGCTGCTGGCGCGCAACCACCAGAAGCTCGTCATCGTGGACGGGCGCATCGGCTACACGGGGGGCTTCGGTATCTGGAAGGTGTGGGAGGGAGACGGCCGCGCGCCGGAGAACTGGCGCGACACCCACGTGCGCGTGGAGGGCCCGGCCGTGTGCCGCATGCAGCTCACGTTCTCCCGCTCGTGGCAGGAGTCGGGCGGCAGCCTGCTGCACCCCCGGGATCTGCCTGGTGCCCGCCACGTGGGGCCGGTGCGCGCCGGGTTCGTGGACAGCATCGGCAAGCTGGGGATGACGGACGCCGAGCGGATGGTGCGCATCGTCATCGCCGCGGCGCGCAAGCGGCTGTGGATCGCCAACGCGTACTTCACCCCGCCCAACGCCGTGCTCGAGCAGCTCGTCCACAAGGTGCATGAGGGCGTGGATATCCGGGTGCTGGCACCGGGCCCCATCCATGACGTGCCCATCGTGCGCGCCTCGCAGCGCTCCACCTACGAGAAGCTGCTGAAGGCCGGGGTGCGCATCTGGGAGTACCAGCCGTCCATGATGCACGCGAAGACGCTGCTGGTGGACGACTGGCTCAGCGTGGTGGGCTCCACCAACCTGGACGCGCTGTCGCTCAACAAGCTGAGCGAGGGCTCCCTCGTGCTGGACGATCGGGAGTTCGCCGGCAAGCTGGCGCGGTGCTGGGAGCGCGATCTCGAGTGCTCGCGGGAGATCACCCTCGAGGCGGGAGGACGGACCAACCCCTGGAGACGGCTGGCACGGCGAGCCACCCAGCTCATGGGGCGGGACCGGTGA
- a CDS encoding acyl-CoA dehydrogenase family protein → MAVDESQGPSPQELLSLPRLAPLVPLLYMAWTDGELTHEEIRAMGAAARAQPWLDLRSSAVLARWLDPLSPPTPRALAQLREHIRRTAERLESSEQQSLAELGAQLAEVLGGKGSLPTSMAELARALAPLETALGLSGAEAVRTLVPSTPRAADTTGPAPSFSVDALRAVLERTYPAERARVREWLSAPSFRYVDERNTSTYREHVFSWLQQLAARGLGKLAYPDDLTKVDLGAFIAAFETLAFFDLSLTVKVGVNFGLFGGSIYFLGTERHHRDVLPKMTSLELPGCFAMSELGHGSNVRDVETVARYDTEHGEFVVHTPSESARKEWIGNAAQHARMATVFAQLEVEGESHGVHALLVPLRDEDGRLHPGVRVEDCGVKMGLNGVDNGRLWFDRVRVPRENLLDRFAQVSPEGEYTSSITSASRRFFTMLGTLVAGRVSVACAGLSASKSGLAIAISYGDERRQFGPAGAPETRLMDYQTHQLRLLRPLATTYALDFALKYLVKRYVGRKEEDAMEVEALAAGLKAYATWHTTRTLQVAREACGGQGYLVANRLPSLKADTDVFTTFEGDNTVLMQLVAKSLLTGYRQQFEDDRVFTVMKLIVDRASGALTDRNPFQSRRTGSEHLRDGDFQLRALRFRESDLLASAARRLRKRMGTGVDSFQAFIQVQDHLQALAHAHVERVVLEQFLAGVEQVVDPAVKAVLGKLCDLYGLGCLLDASAWFLENDHIEASKAKAIRKEVTRLCAELRPDAVALTRAFGIPDSCLAAPIGLGHPSP, encoded by the coding sequence ATGGCTGTCGATGAATCGCAGGGCCCTTCCCCCCAGGAGCTGCTGTCCCTTCCGCGCCTGGCCCCCCTCGTCCCCCTGCTCTACATGGCCTGGACGGACGGAGAGCTGACTCACGAGGAGATCCGCGCCATGGGGGCCGCGGCCCGCGCCCAGCCGTGGCTGGATCTGCGCTCCAGCGCCGTGCTGGCCCGCTGGCTGGATCCACTCTCACCGCCCACGCCCCGAGCCCTGGCGCAGCTGCGTGAGCACATCCGCCGCACCGCCGAGCGCCTGGAGTCCAGCGAACAGCAGAGCCTGGCGGAGCTGGGAGCGCAGCTGGCCGAGGTGCTCGGCGGCAAGGGTTCCCTGCCCACCTCCATGGCGGAGCTGGCGCGAGCCCTGGCACCGCTCGAGACCGCGCTGGGCCTCTCGGGGGCCGAGGCCGTCCGCACCCTGGTGCCTTCCACGCCCCGCGCCGCGGACACCACGGGCCCTGCGCCTTCCTTCAGCGTGGACGCGCTGCGCGCCGTGCTGGAGCGCACCTACCCCGCCGAGCGCGCCCGCGTGCGCGAGTGGCTGTCCGCTCCCTCCTTCCGCTACGTGGACGAGCGCAACACCTCCACCTATCGGGAGCACGTGTTCTCCTGGCTGCAGCAGCTGGCGGCGCGGGGGCTGGGGAAGCTGGCCTACCCGGACGACCTGACGAAGGTGGACCTGGGCGCGTTCATCGCCGCCTTCGAGACGCTGGCCTTCTTCGACCTGAGCCTCACGGTGAAGGTGGGGGTGAACTTCGGACTGTTCGGCGGGAGCATCTACTTCCTGGGCACGGAGCGACACCACCGCGACGTGCTGCCGAAGATGACCTCGCTGGAGCTGCCCGGCTGCTTCGCGATGAGCGAGCTGGGGCACGGCTCCAACGTGCGGGACGTGGAGACGGTGGCCCGCTACGACACGGAGCATGGCGAGTTCGTGGTGCACACCCCCTCGGAGTCGGCGCGCAAGGAGTGGATTGGCAACGCGGCGCAGCACGCGCGGATGGCCACGGTGTTCGCTCAGCTCGAGGTGGAGGGCGAGAGCCACGGCGTCCACGCGCTGCTGGTGCCCCTTCGGGACGAGGATGGACGGCTGCACCCCGGCGTCCGCGTGGAGGACTGCGGCGTGAAGATGGGGCTCAACGGCGTGGACAACGGGCGGCTGTGGTTCGACCGGGTGCGCGTGCCCCGGGAGAACCTGCTGGACCGCTTCGCGCAGGTGAGCCCGGAGGGCGAGTACACCAGCTCCATCACCAGCGCCTCCCGGCGCTTCTTCACCATGCTGGGCACGCTGGTGGCGGGCCGGGTGAGCGTGGCCTGCGCGGGCCTGAGCGCCTCCAAGAGCGGGCTGGCCATCGCCATCTCCTACGGGGACGAGCGCCGGCAGTTCGGTCCAGCGGGAGCGCCTGAGACCCGGCTGATGGACTACCAGACCCACCAGCTCCGGCTGCTGCGACCGCTGGCGACGACGTACGCGCTGGACTTCGCGCTCAAGTACCTGGTGAAGCGCTACGTGGGGCGCAAGGAGGAGGACGCGATGGAGGTGGAGGCCCTGGCGGCGGGCCTCAAGGCGTATGCCACGTGGCACACGACACGCACGCTGCAGGTGGCCCGCGAGGCCTGTGGCGGCCAGGGCTACCTGGTGGCCAACCGGCTGCCCTCGCTGAAGGCGGACACGGACGTGTTCACCACCTTCGAGGGCGACAACACGGTGCTGATGCAGCTCGTCGCCAAGAGCCTGCTCACGGGCTACCGGCAGCAATTCGAGGATGACCGCGTCTTCACGGTGATGAAGCTCATCGTCGACCGGGCCTCGGGAGCGCTGACGGACCGCAACCCCTTCCAGTCCCGCCGCACGGGCAGCGAGCACCTGCGGGACGGGGACTTCCAGCTGCGCGCGCTGCGCTTCCGGGAGTCGGACCTGCTGGCCTCGGCCGCGCGGCGACTGCGCAAGCGGATGGGCACGGGGGTGGACTCGTTCCAGGCCTTCATCCAGGTGCAGGACCACCTGCAGGCGCTGGCGCACGCCCACGTGGAGCGCGTGGTGCTGGAGCAGTTCCTCGCGGGCGTGGAGCAGGTGGTGGATCCCGCCGTGAAGGCCGTGCTCGGCAAGCTGTGCGACCTGTACGGCCTGGGCTGCCTGCTGGATGCGAGCGCCTGGTTCCTGGAGAACGACCACATCGAGGCTTCGAAGGCCAAGGCCATCCGCAAGGAGGTGACGCGGCTGTGCGCGGAGCTGCGGCCTGACGCGGTGGCGCTGACGCGGGCCTTCGGGATTCCGGACTCCTGCCTGGCGGCGCCGATCGGCCTGGGCCATCCGTCCCCCTGA
- a CDS encoding ester cyclase, with amino-acid sequence MNRLPLLLTLTLLTGCATTSGARDLAAEQENKRAARAFIEEIYNQRLFERTPLYVAPEFVDHSPGATHEAKGPEFVSKQAQQILSALPDFHFDIQHLVAEDDLVLIHWKATGSDTKAMDETGKPKQLTLHGHSLVRMQGAKLVESWDITDQLGFLLQQGFKLLPPVPPPAPTTPAPTPPPAS; translated from the coding sequence ATGAATCGACTCCCACTGCTGCTGACACTCACGCTGTTGACGGGCTGTGCCACCACCTCCGGGGCTCGCGATCTCGCCGCGGAGCAGGAGAACAAGCGGGCGGCTCGCGCCTTCATCGAGGAGATCTACAACCAGCGCCTGTTCGAGCGCACTCCTCTCTATGTGGCGCCGGAGTTCGTGGACCACTCGCCCGGAGCCACGCACGAGGCCAAGGGGCCGGAGTTCGTGAGCAAGCAGGCGCAGCAGATCCTCTCCGCGCTCCCCGACTTCCACTTCGACATCCAGCACCTGGTGGCCGAGGACGACCTGGTGCTCATCCACTGGAAGGCGACGGGCTCGGACACGAAGGCGATGGACGAGACGGGGAAGCCGAAGCAGCTGACGCTCCATGGGCACTCGCTCGTCCGGATGCAGGGGGCGAAGCTCGTGGAGTCCTGGGACATCACGGACCAGCTGGGCTTCCTGCTCCAGCAGGGCTTCAAGCTCCTTCCGCCGGTGCCTCCTCCGGCGCCCACCACGCCTGCACCGACCCCACCTCCTGCGTCCTGA
- a CDS encoding beta-ketoacyl synthase N-terminal-like domain-containing protein yields MTAGRLAQWREQGNAVGIVGAGAVNGLGFDAWQTWAFWRAEATAMAETPFRCGNGTRATMVTARTLPPRALGVERMTALALGALEQLVPTLEKLRGNGARAMWLGLPERYGPDASPEHAAEYRRLEQHLKQWCDQKLGGLEILPVPQGHASLACAAEAFSEVAAGRVEVAIVGGVDTYYAPDVVDELLEQERLFDGKNLNSFIPGEGAAFLVLARPRTAQRQGVPTLAHVDAVATGQEPGAMFDEAPCTGSGLAQAMRAATSGLSAAGRRLEWLLGDVTNESYRTQEFQLALPRAVAPGGLDSAGRDFQPVAADNLQMEFLPMRFGDLGAATMPTAAIIASQSFVRGSPGGRPCLITGSSVGRDRGAMLLSPS; encoded by the coding sequence GACTGGCGCAGTGGCGCGAGCAGGGCAACGCGGTGGGCATCGTCGGGGCCGGCGCTGTCAACGGGCTGGGCTTCGACGCCTGGCAGACGTGGGCCTTCTGGCGCGCGGAGGCCACGGCGATGGCGGAGACGCCCTTTCGCTGCGGCAATGGCACCCGGGCCACCATGGTGACCGCGCGCACGCTGCCGCCCCGCGCTCTGGGGGTGGAGCGCATGACGGCGCTGGCGTTGGGCGCGCTGGAGCAGCTCGTGCCCACGCTCGAGAAGCTGCGAGGCAATGGGGCGCGGGCGATGTGGCTGGGGCTGCCCGAGCGCTACGGGCCGGATGCCAGCCCGGAGCATGCGGCGGAGTACCGGCGCCTGGAGCAGCACCTCAAGCAGTGGTGTGACCAGAAGCTGGGAGGCCTGGAGATCCTCCCCGTGCCTCAGGGGCATGCCTCGCTGGCCTGCGCGGCGGAGGCCTTCTCGGAGGTGGCCGCCGGGCGCGTGGAGGTGGCCATCGTGGGGGGCGTGGACACGTACTATGCCCCCGACGTGGTGGACGAGCTGCTGGAGCAGGAGCGGCTGTTCGACGGGAAGAACCTGAACTCCTTCATCCCGGGAGAGGGCGCGGCCTTCCTGGTGCTCGCGCGGCCTCGGACGGCCCAGCGCCAGGGAGTGCCCACGCTGGCCCACGTGGACGCCGTCGCGACGGGGCAGGAGCCGGGGGCGATGTTCGACGAGGCCCCGTGCACCGGCAGCGGGCTGGCTCAGGCGATGCGCGCCGCCACCAGCGGCCTGTCCGCCGCCGGACGCCGCCTGGAGTGGCTCCTCGGGGATGTGACCAACGAGAGCTACCGGACGCAGGAGTTCCAGCTCGCCCTGCCTCGCGCGGTGGCGCCGGGAGGGCTCGACTCGGCGGGGCGCGACTTCCAGCCCGTGGCGGCGGACAACCTGCAGATGGAGTTCCTGCCGATGCGGTTCGGAGACCTCGGCGCCGCGACCATGCCCACGGCGGCCATCATCGCCAGTCAGTCCTTCGTGAGAGGCTCGCCGGGAGGCCGGCCCTGCTTGATTACCGGCAGCTCCGTGGGAAGGGACCGCGGCGCCATGCTGCTATCGCCGAGCTGA